One window of Candidatus Methanomethylicota archaeon genomic DNA carries:
- a CDS encoding FAD-binding protein: MSSIPETDVLIIGGGAAGLRASIEARKMGLNVMLISKAPIGASSCTLYVGGGFRAAFGSYTKENHFKDTLHGGRMINDRNLVKVLVEEAPSRLLELRDFGVNLNIRNGGASVTDGPITAGLGLIKPLSDYAKKIGVTFLENFMALDLMVDDYGVHGLIAFQIPSGKIIPIYSKSIVLSTGGYSQIFLRSDNPVRVSGDGCAMALKAGAKLVDMEFTQFFPLGLAEEGKPPWLFPAYDAKIINRAGEDVVLKYNFNKPLGRIIVEDRDLFSRALFKEIDDGLGFDDSLIMDIGDKDPSTVMPDSSIHLIRVLGLSGSRFRVAPTAHFTMGGILIDENCSTGIPGLYACGEVCGGVHGANRLGGNALTETIVFGARAGASASKYALTSKISKVDCNETIQNLQRMLNKSSLGSYDIDNLRFELKHSMWKYCGVIRNGSRLRDLLKIIDELNVKVEDAIVKSKFDALKLFELKNMLLVSSVVATSSLIREESRGAHYRSDFPNESDAWLKRICFSMKDGKLHYEMIMLN; encoded by the coding sequence GTGAGCAGTATTCCAGAAACTGATGTTTTAATTATTGGTGGCGGTGCAGCTGGTCTTAGAGCTTCCATAGAGGCTAGGAAGATGGGTTTAAATGTTATGTTAATTTCTAAGGCTCCAATAGGTGCTTCCTCATGCACCCTATATGTTGGTGGAGGATTTAGAGCTGCCTTCGGATCCTATACCAAGGAAAACCATTTCAAAGACACCCTCCATGGAGGTAGAATGATAAACGATCGTAACTTAGTTAAAGTCTTGGTGGAGGAAGCTCCAAGTAGGCTACTTGAATTAAGAGATTTTGGAGTTAACTTAAACATTAGAAATGGGGGTGCAAGTGTTACTGATGGACCTATAACTGCTGGGCTTGGATTGATAAAGCCCTTAAGCGATTATGCCAAGAAGATTGGCGTCACTTTCCTTGAAAATTTCATGGCCTTAGATCTAATGGTGGATGATTATGGAGTTCATGGTTTAATAGCTTTTCAAATCCCCTCCGGCAAGATAATACCAATCTACTCAAAATCCATTGTGCTTTCAACTGGTGGGTATAGTCAGATATTCTTGAGAAGCGATAATCCGGTTAGGGTTTCTGGTGATGGTTGCGCCATGGCTTTGAAAGCTGGAGCTAAACTTGTGGATATGGAGTTCACGCAATTCTTCCCATTGGGTTTAGCTGAGGAGGGGAAGCCGCCATGGCTTTTCCCAGCATATGATGCCAAAATAATTAATAGAGCTGGCGAAGATGTTGTCCTCAAATATAATTTTAACAAGCCTCTTGGGAGGATAATTGTTGAAGATAGAGACCTATTTTCGAGGGCTTTGTTTAAGGAGATAGATGATGGTCTTGGATTCGATGATTCTCTAATAATGGATATTGGGGATAAAGATCCATCAACTGTTATGCCAGATTCTTCAATACATCTAATAAGAGTTCTGGGTTTGAGTGGTAGTAGATTTAGAGTAGCTCCCACAGCCCATTTCACTATGGGTGGCATACTTATTGATGAGAATTGCAGTACCGGTATACCTGGGCTTTATGCTTGTGGTGAGGTTTGTGGTGGTGTTCATGGTGCCAATAGACTTGGCGGTAATGCACTCACGGAAACCATAGTTTTCGGCGCAAGGGCTGGAGCTTCAGCTTCAAAATATGCATTAACATCTAAAATTTCTAAGGTGGATTGCAATGAAACTATTCAAAATCTTCAGAGGATGCTCAATAAATCTTCACTTGGATCTTACGACATCGATAATTTAAGATTTGAATTGAAACATAGCATGTGGAAGTATTGTGGAGTTATTCGTAATGGTAGCCGTTTAAGGGATCTACTCAAAATCATTGATGAATTAAATGTTAAAGTTGAGGATGCTATCGTGAAATCCAAGTTTGATGCTTTAAAGCTCTTCGAACTTAAGAATATGCTCCTAGTATCCTCGGTGGTTGCAACTTCAAGTCTCATTCGTGAAGAGAGTAGGGGGGCGCATTATAGATCTGATTTTCCAAATGAATCTGATGCTTGGTTGAAGAGGATATGCTTTAGTATGAAGGATGGAAAGTTGCATTATGAAATGATTATGTTAAATTAA
- a CDS encoding VWA domain-containing protein, which yields MYESLNYPFTAIVGQENVKTALLTILVDPTISGVLIIGPKGSGKTTIVRSIIDLLPEIEVIEGCQFHCNPYKPEEMCMKCKETITSGGSIRTRKIKMPFVELPLNATEDMVVGSINWEKAIREGVKDFEPGILAKANRGILYIDQVNLLPDALTDVILDAAASGWNIVEREGVKVVHPAKFILIGTMNPEEGGLRPQILDRFAICVKMDEINRIEDRNEVISRNIEYEEDPQGFIMKWVEKQEELKKRINEARKLLPMIKVSREIEEKAVELCAKMHVDGHRPDITIIKVSKALAALNGRIEVTIDDMLKAAEMVLPHRMKSGEYTPITSEELKQTLIGAVTTTKGVKEEAEEEEIKQVKVEIGESATLPQITKPPAMKSRTLNIPTPIAFLIMGIMYYLVFYFAFAAITLMFAGVRGGGWEEISEFMSTELFKLAAIAFAIYMAIQAIINMLLRRRGRAVMYAKAIRAQEEEARRIITHRIMVKEQIVEAPPPMQKFGSRAFQYIALLGAKIKANYKAAIDKGRKIFQNIYEIMTAPPPLFKITLSSEYMKGRRRGRAEVARGIWIRRGKYVKHALPKEKPYDIAIAPTIRVAAPKQKSRSGGSLAIKIDYDDIRVKVKETRMPLITMIVLDISESMVSSIESVKAAIRGLQKGAHAKRDKVGLIVFKGRNAEVLQYPTTNINAVIEKLVNVGVSDFTPLAAGLKKAREILLMEKSKMKESIPVMVIISDGIANVALENPLSVEYRAKFLNPAQADALDMARKIAKDGIKTIVINTDHRSDEIYKRIYYRKDMQVIFYTPTALMMEIAKITGGKYYGLRADKPMAEIVIEDVVSQMPTIPERVMEPIGFILE from the coding sequence ATGTATGAAAGTTTGAATTACCCATTTACAGCAATAGTTGGTCAAGAGAATGTTAAAACAGCACTACTCACAATACTCGTAGACCCAACAATAAGTGGAGTGCTGATAATAGGCCCAAAAGGATCTGGGAAAACCACGATTGTAAGATCAATAATAGACTTGCTACCAGAAATAGAAGTTATTGAAGGATGCCAATTCCATTGCAACCCATATAAACCAGAGGAAATGTGTATGAAATGTAAAGAGACTATTACAAGTGGGGGGAGTATACGTACAAGGAAAATTAAAATGCCATTTGTAGAGCTACCATTAAACGCCACGGAAGATATGGTTGTTGGATCCATAAATTGGGAAAAGGCCATAAGGGAGGGGGTAAAAGATTTCGAACCAGGAATATTGGCAAAGGCAAATAGGGGGATACTATACATAGATCAAGTAAACCTCCTCCCAGATGCATTAACAGATGTAATACTTGATGCAGCAGCTTCAGGATGGAACATAGTTGAAAGGGAGGGTGTAAAGGTAGTTCACCCAGCAAAATTCATACTAATTGGAACCATGAACCCGGAAGAGGGGGGTTTAAGACCTCAAATTTTAGATAGATTTGCAATTTGCGTAAAAATGGATGAAATAAACCGCATTGAAGATAGAAATGAAGTTATTAGTAGGAATATAGAATATGAGGAAGATCCACAAGGATTCATAATGAAATGGGTGGAGAAGCAAGAAGAGTTAAAGAAGAGAATTAATGAGGCTAGGAAATTACTGCCCATGATAAAGGTAAGTAGAGAAATAGAGGAAAAGGCTGTGGAATTATGTGCAAAAATGCATGTTGATGGACATAGACCAGATATAACCATCATTAAGGTTTCAAAGGCATTAGCCGCTTTAAATGGTAGAATCGAGGTAACCATCGATGATATGCTAAAAGCAGCTGAAATGGTTTTACCACACAGGATGAAGAGTGGTGAATACACGCCAATAACCAGTGAAGAATTAAAGCAAACATTGATAGGAGCAGTAACAACAACTAAAGGTGTGAAAGAGGAAGCTGAAGAAGAGGAGATAAAGCAAGTTAAGGTGGAGATAGGTGAAAGTGCAACTTTACCACAAATAACAAAACCACCAGCAATGAAGAGTAGAACACTAAACATACCAACACCAATAGCATTCCTAATAATGGGTATAATGTACTATCTAGTATTCTACTTTGCCTTTGCAGCAATAACACTAATGTTTGCTGGAGTGAGGGGTGGAGGGTGGGAGGAGATAAGTGAATTCATGAGTACAGAACTATTTAAACTAGCAGCAATAGCCTTCGCAATATACATGGCAATACAGGCAATAATCAATATGTTATTGAGAAGAAGAGGGAGGGCAGTGATGTATGCTAAAGCTATTAGAGCCCAAGAGGAGGAGGCTAGGAGGATCATTACACATAGGATCATGGTTAAAGAGCAAATAGTTGAAGCTCCACCACCAATGCAGAAATTTGGTTCAAGAGCATTTCAATACATAGCATTATTGGGGGCTAAGATAAAGGCAAATTATAAAGCTGCAATAGATAAGGGGAGGAAGATATTTCAAAACATTTATGAGATAATGACTGCGCCACCACCATTATTCAAGATAACATTATCATCAGAGTACATGAAGGGTAGAAGGAGGGGGAGAGCTGAAGTTGCAAGGGGGATTTGGATTAGGAGGGGGAAATACGTTAAACATGCACTACCAAAGGAGAAGCCATACGACATAGCCATAGCACCCACAATAAGAGTAGCAGCACCAAAACAAAAGAGTAGAAGTGGAGGGAGTCTTGCAATAAAAATAGATTATGATGATATTAGAGTTAAGGTGAAGGAAACTAGAATGCCATTAATAACAATGATAGTATTGGATATAAGTGAATCAATGGTATCATCAATAGAAAGTGTAAAAGCTGCTATAAGAGGGTTACAGAAGGGGGCTCATGCCAAGAGGGATAAAGTTGGATTAATAGTATTCAAGGGGAGAAACGCTGAGGTACTCCAATATCCAACAACAAACATCAATGCAGTAATAGAGAAACTTGTGAATGTTGGTGTAAGCGACTTCACACCACTAGCTGCGGGATTAAAGAAGGCTAGAGAAATACTGTTAATGGAGAAATCAAAAATGAAGGAATCCATACCAGTAATGGTGATAATATCTGATGGAATAGCAAACGTAGCCCTAGAAAACCCATTATCCGTAGAGTATAGAGCTAAATTCCTAAATCCAGCACAAGCAGATGCATTGGATATGGCAAGGAAGATAGCTAAAGATGGGATAAAGACCATAGTTATAAATACTGATCACAGATCAGACGAAATATACAAGAGGATATATTATAGGAAGGATATGCAAGTGATATTCTATACGCCGACAGCATTAATGATGGAGATAGCTAAGATTACTGGGGGGAAATATTATGGTTTAAGAGCAGATAAACCAATGGCGGAAATAGTGATAGAAGATGTTGTGAGCCAAATGCCAACAATACCTGAAAGGGTTATGGAGCCAATAGGCTTCATACTTGAATAA
- the feoB gene encoding ferrous iron transport protein B gives MVERKINVALAGQPNVGKSVIFNSLVGGSQIVGNWPGKTVEKAEGRLIYGDYEINVVDLPGTYSLSSYSEEEVIAREYILSRESDVVVNVVDASVLERNLYLTIQLFELEAPVIVALNLMDVAQSKGIRIDVDELSKILGVPVIPMVAVTGRGIDVLVKTIIDFVEGRVKVSPTKFKYGREVEEKISILSESIKKYLPQLCSKYPPRWLAIKLLEGDENVLKMVESLENGRIIILLVQEFVDELERIHGEKISSIISSERYSIISRDILPKVQFIERAPISRTFSDKLNYWTTHPILGYPILILVFLTIFYAIFTGGRLLEDALSYIFDENLMPWISGIISGILPETISNIVINGFFGGLIATLTISLPYILPFYFILSILEDTGYMPRAAYLMDAFMHRIGLHGKAFLPLMLGYGCNVPACLGCRIMESDREKLLLSFLVVLIPCSARTVVILGIVGKYIGFTYALMLYLINIIVIVLFGYALNRLLPGCPVGLIMEMPDYRKPVLKAVLLKTWHRVKGFIYEASPLIVAGSVILETIYQLNMVPLISYYASPLITGLLGLPAVTAFPLIFGILRKELALILLQEVIGSSDLNLVLSVKQMLVFTVVVMFFIPCVATIAACVREEGWRRATLISLSTIAISVLAGWVTNIVLTFLFGL, from the coding sequence ATGGTTGAGAGGAAGATTAATGTTGCCTTAGCTGGGCAGCCAAATGTTGGTAAAAGTGTAATATTCAATAGCCTTGTTGGTGGTAGTCAAATTGTTGGGAATTGGCCTGGGAAAACTGTGGAGAAGGCTGAGGGGAGATTAATTTATGGAGATTATGAAATAAACGTTGTTGATCTTCCAGGAACATATTCCCTATCATCGTATTCTGAGGAGGAGGTTATTGCTAGGGAGTATATTCTTTCAAGGGAATCTGATGTCGTTGTCAATGTTGTCGATGCCTCCGTTTTAGAGAGGAATTTATATTTGACAATACAATTGTTTGAGCTTGAAGCTCCAGTAATTGTGGCATTAAATTTAATGGATGTGGCTCAGAGTAAGGGTATAAGGATAGATGTTGATGAATTGAGCAAGATTCTTGGAGTCCCCGTTATACCTATGGTTGCAGTTACTGGTCGCGGTATAGATGTCCTTGTTAAAACAATCATTGATTTTGTTGAGGGGCGTGTAAAAGTTTCACCCACAAAGTTTAAGTATGGTAGGGAGGTTGAAGAGAAGATTTCCATATTATCTGAGTCTATTAAGAAGTATCTCCCCCAATTATGCTCCAAATATCCTCCTAGATGGCTTGCCATAAAGCTCCTTGAGGGTGATGAAAACGTTTTGAAGATGGTTGAAAGCTTGGAGAATGGCAGAATTATAATACTATTAGTTCAGGAGTTTGTGGATGAATTGGAGCGTATACATGGTGAGAAGATATCTTCAATAATATCCTCTGAGCGTTATAGCATCATAAGTAGGGATATATTGCCAAAGGTTCAATTCATTGAGAGAGCACCAATATCACGGACATTCTCAGATAAATTGAATTACTGGACTACGCATCCAATACTCGGTTATCCAATACTCATACTAGTCTTCCTAACAATCTTCTATGCAATTTTCACTGGCGGAAGATTATTGGAGGACGCTTTAAGCTACATTTTTGATGAGAATTTAATGCCTTGGATTTCTGGGATTATTTCAGGCATCCTCCCTGAAACAATCTCTAATATTGTGATTAATGGTTTCTTTGGTGGATTGATAGCGACACTCACAATCTCTCTACCATATATCCTACCCTTCTACTTCATCCTATCGATACTTGAAGATACTGGATATATGCCTAGGGCAGCATATCTCATGGATGCATTCATGCATAGGATTGGATTGCATGGTAAGGCTTTCCTGCCATTAATGCTTGGTTATGGATGTAATGTTCCAGCATGCTTGGGTTGTAGAATTATGGAGAGTGATCGTGAAAAGCTTCTACTAAGCTTTCTAGTGGTTTTAATTCCGTGTAGTGCTAGGACTGTGGTTATACTTGGAATTGTTGGTAAATATATTGGCTTCACATACGCGTTGATGCTGTATCTAATCAACATTATTGTGATAGTTTTGTTTGGGTATGCTCTAAATAGGCTTCTACCAGGTTGCCCTGTGGGTTTAATTATGGAGATGCCTGATTATCGTAAACCAGTTTTGAAGGCTGTTCTTTTAAAGACTTGGCATAGGGTTAAAGGATTCATTTATGAAGCTTCACCATTAATAGTTGCTGGTAGCGTCATACTTGAAACCATATACCAATTGAATATGGTTCCATTGATATCATATTATGCTTCACCATTAATAACCGGATTGCTTGGATTGCCAGCTGTAACGGCTTTCCCATTAATATTTGGAATTCTTAGGAAGGAGCTTGCATTAATACTGCTTCAAGAAGTTATTGGATCCAGTGATCTTAATTTAGTTTTAAGTGTGAAGCAGATGCTTGTATTCACGGTGGTTGTTATGTTTTTCATTCCATGTGTTGCCACTATAGCTGCATGTGTGAGGGAGGAGGGTTGGAGGAGGGCTACTTTAATCTCTTTGTCCACCATAGCGATTTCAGTTTTGGCTGGGTGGGTTACAAATATTGTTTTAACCTTCCTTTTCGGTTTATGA
- a CDS encoding metal-dependent transcriptional regulator, producing the protein MSDGLKHRRIEDYLVAIYNLVKSSSDGLVDNSSIANYLKVSNSTVSEAVRRLSDMGLCNYVPYRGVMLTKAGENIAFKYILKREILECLYGYLLNFNIDEDVASEICSLEHYVNDSSVVKICKALKIPSRCPHGAPLPCNNVCLYGGKCPLEEG; encoded by the coding sequence ATGTCTGATGGTTTAAAGCATAGGAGGATTGAGGATTATCTAGTTGCCATATACAATTTGGTTAAATCTAGTAGTGATGGTTTGGTTGATAATTCCAGTATAGCCAATTACCTTAAAGTTTCAAATTCCACGGTTTCTGAAGCTGTTAGGAGGCTTAGTGATATGGGTTTATGCAATTATGTTCCATATAGGGGTGTAATGTTAACTAAAGCTGGTGAAAATATTGCCTTTAAATATATCCTTAAGAGGGAGATTTTGGAGTGTCTGTATGGGTATCTCCTCAACTTCAATATTGATGAGGATGTTGCATCTGAAATATGCTCTTTAGAGCATTATGTTAATGATAGTAGTGTTGTCAAGATATGTAAGGCTTTAAAAATACCTTCACGTTGCCCGCATGGCGCTCCGCTCCCATGTAATAATGTTTGCTTGTATGGTGGGAAATGCCCATTGGAGGAGGGTTGA
- a CDS encoding FeoA domain-containing protein, producing MPIGGGLIKLGYDSSLIEMLMPKILETIYSISLSGGKVTLDEVSKRLGVPINFLEDVLKLARERGLISSDGLNLTDSGREFILKYRQAFIHDKLIHGGYGVSSLYSGVGEHLKYGHDLSDEDLKSLRSFLSKFDGNIDEVEPLTNLRRGERGIFIYAVGGHGMLRRLSDLGLTPGIEFEVASIASLGGPIVLKVRGYEIALGRGIASRIYVKRLR from the coding sequence ATGCCCATTGGAGGAGGGTTGATCAAGTTGGGTTACGATTCCTCATTAATAGAAATGTTAATGCCTAAAATCTTGGAAACCATATATTCAATATCCCTTTCTGGTGGAAAGGTAACTTTAGATGAGGTTTCGAAGAGACTTGGTGTTCCTATAAATTTTTTGGAGGATGTTTTGAAGTTGGCTCGTGAAAGGGGTTTAATTTCAAGTGATGGTTTAAATTTAACAGATTCTGGGAGGGAGTTCATTTTAAAATATAGGCAGGCATTCATACATGATAAGTTGATTCATGGTGGATATGGTGTTAGTAGCTTATACTCTGGTGTGGGTGAACATTTAAAGTATGGTCATGATTTAAGTGATGAAGATTTGAAGTCATTAAGGAGCTTTCTATCAAAGTTTGATGGGAACATTGATGAAGTTGAACCGCTCACTAACCTCCGTAGGGGGGAGAGGGGTATATTCATATATGCTGTTGGAGGGCATGGGATGCTGAGAAGACTATCTGACTTGGGTTTAACGCCTGGAATTGAGTTTGAAGTTGCATCCATAGCCTCCCTAGGTGGACCCATAGTGTTGAAGGTTAGGGGATATGAGATTGCCCTAGGTAGGGGTATAGCATCCAGAATTTATGTTAAGAGGTTAAGGTGA
- a CDS encoding Xaa-Pro peptidase family protein has translation MIVMGRYRISWKMHEKRMNYVRSEIEKHGCVAMILFSPLNVFYLTGYTIISTERPTALILPVHDEPILFVPRLEEDHSKFRVPQIKKRIVYFEYPGVEHPMKVLARGLEELKLADKKIAVDAPGYPGIMGYVGPSLAEVLPSAKIENLGKIINDMRLVKDDEEIALIRESAKWGNLAHRLLQEYVYPGAHEIEVAARASFEASLAMIKALGPEFEPGTMLPASAGFRGQIGPYSAYPHMLTSNIVIREGDVLVTGAGAKIGGYSSELERTMIVGKPNEKQIKYFNIMVKAQQAALEAFKPGVKCCDVNKVAFKVFKEEGVPQEYILHRVGHGIGLQGHEPPWIEDGDTTILKPGMVFSCEPGIYIPGFAGFRHSDTVIITEDGVEVVTFYPRDLDSLTILH, from the coding sequence ATGATAGTTATGGGTAGGTATAGAATTAGTTGGAAGATGCATGAGAAGAGGATGAATTATGTGCGTAGTGAAATTGAAAAGCATGGATGTGTTGCAATGATTTTATTCTCCCCATTGAACGTCTTCTACCTTACCGGATACACGATAATATCGACTGAGAGGCCTACTGCACTCATCCTTCCAGTGCATGATGAACCAATTCTATTCGTTCCAAGACTTGAAGAAGATCATTCGAAGTTTAGAGTTCCACAGATTAAGAAGAGGATTGTTTACTTTGAGTATCCGGGTGTTGAGCATCCAATGAAGGTTTTAGCTAGGGGGTTGGAGGAGCTTAAATTGGCGGATAAGAAGATTGCTGTTGATGCTCCAGGGTATCCTGGGATTATGGGTTATGTTGGTCCATCTTTGGCTGAGGTTTTACCATCTGCGAAAATTGAGAATCTTGGGAAAATTATAAATGATATGAGGCTTGTGAAGGATGATGAGGAAATTGCACTTATAAGGGAGAGTGCTAAGTGGGGTAATTTGGCTCATAGGCTTTTGCAAGAATACGTTTATCCTGGGGCTCATGAAATTGAGGTTGCAGCTAGAGCCAGTTTTGAAGCATCTTTAGCCATGATTAAAGCTCTTGGACCTGAATTTGAACCTGGAACGATGCTTCCAGCTTCAGCTGGATTTAGAGGTCAAATTGGGCCTTACTCAGCATACCCACATATGTTAACTTCAAATATAGTTATAAGGGAGGGGGATGTGCTAGTTACGGGTGCAGGTGCAAAAATTGGTGGTTATAGTTCAGAGCTTGAGAGAACCATGATAGTTGGCAAGCCAAATGAGAAGCAAATCAAATACTTCAATATAATGGTTAAAGCTCAGCAAGCAGCCCTTGAAGCCTTTAAACCAGGTGTAAAGTGTTGTGATGTGAATAAAGTTGCCTTTAAGGTTTTCAAGGAGGAGGGTGTACCTCAAGAGTATATATTGCATAGGGTTGGTCATGGAATTGGTTTACAAGGTCATGAACCTCCATGGATTGAAGATGGTGATACAACGATTCTAAAACCTGGAATGGTGTTCTCTTGTGAGCCGGGAATATACATACCTGGATTTGCAGGCTTCAGACATTCAGATACGGTGATAATAACGGAGGATGGAGTTGAAGTTGTAACATTCTATCCAAGGGATTTGGATAGCTTAACAATACTACACTAA
- a CDS encoding acyltransferase — MKIGFLQFNPIFGDVEYNVGKVVSMLKNVEFDLMVLPELFNTGYLFLDRNEVERLAEEVPYGYTCKKLMDLAHEKNAFIVAGIAEKCCGKLFNSAVIVGPKGVLGVYRKAHLFSREKLLFDKGDSNFEVYDIGSAKIGVLICFDWCFPEASRTLALKGADIICHPSNLILPYAQIAMRVRAIENRVYTITANRIGVEERGGEKLRFTGLSQIVNPKMEVLCSAGVDDEVVGIVDVDPFMARDKWITPYNHVFNDRRVELYKL, encoded by the coding sequence TTGAAGATTGGTTTCCTCCAATTCAATCCCATATTTGGTGATGTTGAGTATAATGTTGGTAAAGTTGTTTCAATGCTTAAAAATGTTGAATTTGATCTCATGGTTTTACCGGAACTTTTCAATACTGGATATCTATTTCTTGATAGGAATGAAGTTGAACGTTTAGCTGAAGAGGTTCCATATGGGTACACATGCAAGAAACTTATGGATTTAGCTCATGAAAAGAATGCCTTTATAGTGGCTGGCATAGCTGAGAAGTGTTGTGGGAAGCTTTTTAATTCTGCTGTTATTGTTGGCCCGAAGGGTGTTCTTGGAGTTTATCGTAAAGCTCATTTGTTCAGTAGGGAGAAGCTCTTATTCGATAAGGGTGATTCAAATTTTGAGGTTTATGATATTGGTTCCGCTAAGATTGGTGTTTTAATATGTTTTGATTGGTGCTTCCCCGAAGCTTCGAGAACTCTGGCTTTGAAGGGTGCAGATATAATTTGTCATCCATCAAATCTCATCCTTCCATATGCACAGATTGCCATGAGGGTTAGGGCCATTGAAAATAGAGTTTACACAATTACCGCGAATAGAATTGGAGTTGAGGAGAGGGGTGGTGAAAAGCTGAGATTTACTGGTTTGAGTCAAATTGTTAATCCAAAAATGGAAGTTTTATGTTCTGCTGGTGTGGATGATGAGGTTGTGGGGATTGTTGATGTTGATCCATTTATGGCTAGGGATAAGTGGATAACACCATACAATCATGTTTTCAATGATAGGAGGGTAGAATTGTATAAGCTGTGA
- a CDS encoding NAD(P)H-hydrate dehydratase, whose product MSKGLSSDEIKAIDINCEYLGVQRLILMENAGAEVARIVLERIPLKNGKITIIAGTGNKGGDGFVTARHLASSGHEVTVILVGKPENIRTKEAQSNWNIVRNMEKSIKIITIEDTSQIDLVKETILKSDIVIDALLGTGIRGTVNPPFSEIIKLINQSKENGAKVVSIDIPSGINPDTGTPMGIAVKADITVTHHKPKAGLESIEGAKYAGEVVVSNIGVPPEAEIFAGPGDVAISIKRRRETAHKGDFGRICVIGGSIEYTGAPALTALGALRAGVDISMIMAPSHIANAIRSFSPNLIVKEYEGEYLNKNAIKLFEREADRIDTIAIGPGLSSNQEVLETVLEILKIASDKGKNIVIDADALKAYAKDPAITKGAKTVITPHAGEFKIVTGITLPSEEGGGWKNRIPIVMEQARRIGATILLKSHYDIISDGEKFKVNRTGNPGMTVGGTGDVLTGITATFITWTQNPFRAAVAAAFINGLAGDIAVMEKGYHITATDVIEKIPEAFKVVEKYL is encoded by the coding sequence ATGAGTAAAGGGTTAAGTTCAGATGAAATTAAAGCCATAGATATAAACTGTGAATATCTAGGCGTTCAAAGACTCATTCTAATGGAGAATGCAGGTGCAGAAGTTGCCAGAATAGTACTTGAAAGAATTCCTCTCAAAAATGGGAAGATAACAATAATTGCTGGAACAGGGAATAAGGGTGGAGATGGATTTGTCACAGCAAGACATCTAGCATCAAGTGGACATGAAGTTACAGTGATACTGGTAGGTAAACCTGAGAATATAAGGACAAAGGAGGCACAATCAAATTGGAATATTGTAAGGAATATGGAGAAATCAATAAAAATCATCACGATTGAGGATACAAGCCAAATAGATCTTGTTAAGGAAACCATATTGAAATCAGACATCGTAATTGATGCATTACTTGGAACTGGAATAAGAGGGACTGTAAACCCACCATTCTCAGAAATAATAAAGTTAATTAACCAATCAAAGGAGAACGGTGCAAAAGTAGTTTCAATAGATATACCATCAGGAATAAACCCAGACACGGGAACTCCCATGGGCATAGCTGTAAAAGCAGACATAACAGTAACTCATCATAAACCAAAAGCTGGATTGGAAAGTATTGAGGGGGCTAAATATGCTGGGGAAGTAGTTGTGTCGAATATAGGGGTGCCACCTGAAGCAGAGATATTTGCAGGACCTGGAGATGTAGCAATAAGCATAAAGAGGAGGAGGGAAACTGCACATAAAGGAGATTTTGGAAGAATATGTGTAATCGGTGGAAGCATAGAATACACTGGTGCACCAGCATTAACGGCATTGGGGGCATTGAGAGCAGGGGTTGACATATCAATGATAATGGCTCCAAGCCACATTGCAAACGCAATAAGAAGCTTCTCACCAAACTTAATAGTCAAGGAGTATGAGGGAGAATACTTGAATAAGAATGCCATAAAACTATTTGAAAGAGAAGCTGATAGAATAGATACGATAGCCATAGGACCAGGATTATCATCAAATCAAGAGGTTTTGGAAACAGTATTGGAAATATTGAAGATAGCTTCAGATAAAGGTAAAAACATAGTTATAGATGCAGATGCATTGAAAGCCTACGCAAAGGATCCAGCAATAACCAAAGGGGCAAAGACCGTTATAACACCACATGCTGGGGAATTCAAAATAGTAACTGGAATAACCCTACCAAGCGAAGAGGGGGGTGGATGGAAGAATAGGATACCAATAGTAATGGAGCAAGCTAGAAGGATTGGAGCAACCATACTGCTTAAATCACATTACGATATAATATCTGATGGTGAAAAGTTTAAAGTTAATAGAACTGGAAATCCTGGAATGACTGTAGGTGGAACTGGAGATGTCCTTACCGGGATTACAGCTACATTCATAACGTGGACACAAAACCCATTCAGAGCAGCAGTTGCAGCAGCATTCATAAATGGGTTGGCTGGAGATATAGCTGTAATGGAGAAGGGGTATCACATAACCGCCACGGATGTTATTGAGAAGATACCTGAAGCATTCAAAGTTGTAGAAAAATACCTATAG